TTGCGGGAACAGGGCATCAACGTGGTGTTCGGCAACTGGATCGGGCTATTCGCCGCCCCAGGCCTGCGGCCCAGCCAGCGCGACAACCTGCTCGACGCCGTCCGGTCGGGCATCGAGGCGCCGGAGTGGATGGCGATTCTCTCCAGGATGGGCTGGACGCCCGTCTTCATGCACGGCTCCGACTACGCACGCTTCATCGACGAGGAGTCGAGGAGCCTCGGATACCTGGTGGAAGCGCTCGGCCTGCGCAGGAAGTAGCAGGCGGCAGGTCCCTAGCCTGCCGACGCAGGCGCAATCGTCACCTCGCCGACGCCGCTCTCGGCGAGCGCGCGCGCGACGAATCCGGACCGCTTGGCCTCCTCGATGAATTCCGCCAGGAAACGATGCGCAAGGCTTCGACCTTTGGGAACGCCGGAAGCCTGCCGGATGACCATGAAGCTGTCGGCCAGGACGCGCAAGCCCGGATGACCCGCGGCATACGCCTCGAGAGGCTGGCGCACGCCGGCGACAGCGTCGAGATTCCCGGCCAGGAAGAGTTCGATCGCAGCGGGCGAGCTTGGCGCACGCTCGAGCCTGGCTTGCCTGATCTGCCTCGTGAGATAAAGGTCGTAGGCCGTCTTGAGCCCCACGGCGATGCGGGTGCCTTCGCGGTCCAGCTCGCCCACGCTGCGAACCGGCGACTCCGCCGGCACGAGGTACGTGCCTTCGATGTGCACGTAGGGCGCCGTGAAGTCGATGTCGATCGCGCGCGCCGGATCCACCGCGAGGAAGGCGACATCCCACGCATCCTCCTTCACCGCATCGGCCGCCTTGCCGGCGGTGTCGTAGGTGACAAACTCCACCGGCACACCGAGCCGCGCGGCGAGCTCGCGACCGAGCGCAGGGCCGACGCCCTTCGGTTCTCCGCCGTCGGGATCGCGCTGCGCGATGACGGGATTGCCCAGGTTGATGCCGATGCGCAGGATTCCGGAAGGAGCGGTCTGCGCAACGACCCGCACGCTGGGGGCGACATCGTTGACCGGATCGACTTTCACGGTTCGGTTCTCCTCGTCGACATGTTCAGCTGGCCGGCACGCAAACCCAGCCCTCCATCAGCCTTCGGGCGCTGCGGCTCATGACGGCCTTCGTGACCGCCCATTGGCCATCGCGCAACGTGGCTTCCGCGCCCACCGTGAGCGTGCCTGAAGGGTGCCCGAACCTGACTTGCGCGGGATCACATTCCGGCCGGGCGCAGCGCTGCACGACCGTTCCCGGGATGGAGGCGGCGACCGCGATCGCGACCGCGCCGGTGCCCGTCATGGCGTGGTGGAGCTTGCCCATCGAGAGGATGCGCGCCGTCACGTCGATCGTGTCCGCGCCGACTGTCTTGCCGTCGGAGGCGACGTAGGACTGCGGCGCCGACATGAAGGCGAGCTTCGGGGTGTGGAGCCGGCTTGTCGACGCCTCCTCGACCGAGGACGCGTGGCCCATCGCGACGGCGCCGTGCGCCCGGACAGACTCGCAGCGCGCAAGGAGCGCCGCGTCGCCGTTCATCGCTTCCTGCAGCTCGGTTCCGCCCAGTCCCAGCGCCCGCGCATCGACGAAGACCGTGGGATTGCCCGCATTGATGAGCGTGGCCTCGATCCGGCCGACGCCCGGCACGTCGAGCACGTCCGTGATGTGTCCCGTGGGAAACATTGCGCCGCCCTGCGCCCCATCCTCGCCTCCGCCCGGCTCGAGATACTCGATGCGGATCTCGGCCGAGGGGAACGTCACGCCGTCCAGGTGGAAGTCGCCCTCCTCCACGACCTCCCCGTCCCGCACGGGAACATGCGCCACGATCTTCTTGCCGACGTTGGCCTGCCAGATGCGCACGGCCGCCATGCCATCGCGCGGCGCCGCGACGAGTCCTTGCGAGATCGAGAACGGACCCACGGCGCCGATGAGGTTGCCGCAATTGCCGGACCAGTCGATGAACGCCTTGTCGATAGACACCTGGCCGAAGAGGTAATCCACGTCGCAGTCCGATCGAGAGGACTTCGACAGGATCACGATCTTGCTCGTGCTCGAGGTGGCCGCCCCCATCCCGTCGATCTGTTTCCCGTAGGGATCGGGACTCCCGATCACGCGCTGCAGGATGCGGTCGCGAGCAGCGGAATCGGCCGGCAGGTCCTCCTTGCGGAAAAAGACGCCCTTGCTGGTGCCGCCGCGCATGTAGACGGCGGGAATGCGAAGTTGGGTCATGGCAATCGTCTCGGTGAGCCGGGTCTCGGCGAAGCCTGTGGCGAACACAGGCAGTCGGGTTCGATTCTACCGCCATGCGCCCCGCGGCACGGACAGTCGGGCAACTCAGGTGCGTGCTACGATTTGCGCCCCATGAGCACCCCTGACAAGCCCCCGCAACGTGCTGCGGGTGAATCGCCGGCGCCTGCCTACCCGCGTCTTTCCCGACCCGGATCACCGCTGCGCGAAGCCATCACTGCCGCCTATCACCGCGCCGAGCCGGAAGCGGTGGCGGCCCTGCGCCTGGCCGCGACCCTCGATGAAGCCGCCCTCGCCCGCATCCGGTCCCGCGCCGGCGCTCTGGTCGAGCGCGTCCGTGCGGAACGGTCCGGCGCCTCGGGGGTCGATGCGCTGATGAGCGAATTCGACCTGTCGTCGGAAGAAGGCATCGCGCTCATGTGCCTGGCGGAAGCGCTGTTGCGCATCCCCGATGCGCCCACCGCCGACCGGCTGATCCGCGACAAGCTCTCGCGCGGCGACTGGCGCTCGCACGTGGGCGGCAGCGAATCGCTCTTCGTCAACGCCGCGTGCTGGGGGCTCGTGGTCTCCGGCAGGCTCGCCCGTGCCGAGTCCGCCCCACGGGGTTTCGACGGGGCGCTCACGGCAGCTCTCGGGCGCCTCGGCGAACCGGTTATCCGTGCGGCGACCAAGGCGGCCATGGGATACCTCGGTTCGCAGTTCGTGCTGGGAGAGACGATCGACGGCGCGCTCGACCGTGCGCGGAAGAAGGAAGCCCGCGGCTACCGCTACTCCTTCGACATGCTGGGCGAGGCTTCCATGACGATGGCGGATGCCGACCGCTACCGTGAAATCTACCTCGAGGCGATCCAAGCCGTCGGCCGCTCCTCCGCGGGGCGGGGGATCTATGCGGGGCCGGGCGTTTCCGTGAAGCTCTCCGCCCTGCATCCGCGCTTTTCGCGCGCGAAGCACGAGCGGTCCATGGCAGAACTGCTGCCGCGCGTGAAGGAACTGATGCTGCTCGCGAAGCGGTACGACATCGGCCTCACCATTGATGCGGAAGAAGCCGAGCGCCTGGAAATCACCCTCGACCTGCTCGAATCGCTGGCGCTGGACGCGGACCTTGCGGGCTGGGACGGGCTCGGCTTCGTGATCCAGACCGTGCAGAAACGCGCGCCCTTCGTGGTCGACTGGATCCTCGATCTCGCCCGTCGAAGCGCTCGCCGCCTCATGATCCGGCTGGTGAAGGGCGCGTACTGGGATTCGGAGGTCAAGCGCGCGCAGGTGGCCGGCTACGACGACTATCCCGTCTTCACGCGCAAGAGCCACACGGACATCGCCTATCTCGCCTGCGCGCGCAAGCTGCTCGCCGAGCCGGGGCTCGTCTTCCCGCAGTTCGCCACGCACAACGCCTCGACGCTTTGCGAGGTGATCGAGATCGCCGGCAACCACCGCGACTTCGAGTTCCAGTGCCTGCACGGCATGGGCGAGACGCTCTACGACCAGGTGGTCGGCTCGAAGGACTTCGGCCTGCCCTGCCGGATCTACGCGCCCGTCGGGACCCACGAGACGCTCCTTGCCTACCTGGTGCGCCGGCTCCTGGAGAACGGCGCCAATTCGTCCTTCGTGAACCAGATCGTCGATCCCGAGGTGCCGATCGAGCGCCTGCTGGAGGATCCGGTCACCACGGCGAAGCCGTTTGCGGGAAGCCCGCACCCGCGCGTGCCGGCGCCCTCCGCGCTGTACCCGGATCGCCGCAACTCGCGCGGCATCGATCTCACCGACGAGCACGCGCTGGCCGCCCTGGAATCGGCTCTCGCGGCCGCCGCGAGCGAACCCTGGCCCGCCGCCCCGGATGCCACGATCGGCGACGTCGAACGCACGCTGGACCTTGCATGCGCGGCTGATGCGTGGCGGGCCACGACGCCACACGAACGCGCCGCCATCCTCGAGCGCTCGGCGGACCTTCTCGAGCAGAACGCCGCGCGCCTCATCCATCTCGCCGTGCACGAGGCCGGAAAGACGCTTCCCAATGCGGTCGGCGAGGTGCGCGAGGCAGTCGATTTCTGCCGCTACTACGCCGTGCGTGCCCGTGGCGAGGCGCTCGCCGCGCCCCTCGGCGTGGTCGTGTGCATCAGCCCGTGGAATTTCCCGCTGGCGATCTTCATCGGGCAGGTTGCGGCCGCTCTCGCCACCGGCAACGCCGTCATCGCCAAGCCCGCCGAGCAGACACCCCTCATGGCCGCCGAGGCGGTGCGCCTGCTGCACCAGGCTGGCGTGCCCTCTTCCGCCCTGCAACTGCTGCCGGGGCCGGGCGAGACGATCGGCGCCCGTCTCGTCGCCGATTCCCGCGTGGACGGCGTCGTGTTCACGGGGTCGACCGAGGTCGCCGAGATCATCCACCGCACCCTCGCCGCGCGCGGGAACGTCCCTCTCATCGCCGAGACCGGGGGGCAGAACGCGATGATCGTCGATTCGTCGGCGCTGCCCGAGCAGGTGGTCTCCGATGTCCTCGTCTCGGCGTTCGACAGCGCGGGCCAACGGTGTTCGGCGCTGCGGGTACTCTTCCTGCAGGAGGAGATCGCAGACCATGTCCTCGCGATGCTTGCCGGTGCGATGCATGAATTGGAGATGGGGGACCCTGCGCACCTCTCGACCGATGTGGGCCCCATCATCGACGCGGCCGCCAAAACCGGCCTCGACGCGCACGTCTCGCACCTGGAGAGAACGGCGAAGCTCGTCGCGCGGGCGCCCATGCCGGGCGGGCTCCAGGGCCATTTCATCGCGCCCGTCGCCTTCGAGATCGGCTACATCCGGGACCTGGAGCGCGAAGTCTTCGGTCCGGTCCTGCACATCGTCCGGTTCAAGGGCGCCGAACTCGCCCGCGTGGTGGACGAGATCAATGCCACCGGCTATGGACTCACGCTGGGTATCCACAGCCGCCTCGATTCCACGATCGATTTCATCGTGGACCGGGCGCGCGTCGGAAACATCTATGTCAATCGCAACATCGTCGGCGCCGTGGTCGGCGTGCAGCCATTCGGCGGCGAGGGAAAGTCCGGCACCGGGCCGAAAGCCGGTGGCCCGCAGTACCTGCGCGCGCTGGTGCGCGAACGCACGAGCGAGGCCGCTCCACCCCCTTTCGCGCCCCCGGTCGTCAACACGGCAGCGGCCACGGCGTTCGATGCCGCGATCAAGGCACTTGCGGGGGCCGAGCCCGGTTTGCGGGCGATCGACCGTGGCAAGGTACTCGCCACGCTGGCAACACAGGGCGGTGAGATCGTGGCGGCACTGGCGCGTGACTGCGCCGCGGCGCTCGATGACGGGAAGGAGCGCGAGCTGCCCGGGCCCACCGGCGAACGAAATACCTGGAGAACACACCCGCTCGGGCTTGCCGTCGCGCTGGGGAATGAATCCGGGCACGCCCTCGTCTGGCTCGGACAGGCGATGGCAGCGATCGCGGCGGGGAATCCCGTGCTCCTTGTGCCGGGGGGCGACACCTCCGATGCGGAGCGGATTGCTTCATGGGTGCGTTCGGCGGGATGGCCCGCGATCGCCGTGACGCGCGCCCCCCTCACGCAGTGCTCACGCCTGCCGAACCTCGCCGTGGTCGTGGCCGGCAGCCGTTCGATGGCCGCCTCGGCCGCTCCAGTGCTGGCGGCAAGGGCCGGCGCGCGAATCCCCGTGGTCGAACCGGCCGGCTCCGCGTGGCGCTATCCGGTGTGGCGACTGGAGACGGAGCGAACCGTCTCGGTGAACACCGTGGCCGCAGGCGGGAACGCCCACCTGCTCGCGCAGATGGACTAGTGCCTCTCCCGCGCGAAGTCCTGCGCGCGGCGAGGCTTCAGAACCGGAACCGCGTGAGCGCGAGCTTTCGTCCGTTCGGCAGCGTCATCGTCGCCGTGGTGGTCGTGTCGAACTGCACCGTCACCGGCGCCACGTTGTCGCTGATGCGCGTGGCCGGCTTGTACGGGCCCATGAGCGTCTGCCCGTTGCCGTAGCTCCACCAGTTGCCGCTGAAGGTGCGCGGGTCGGGCGTCGGGTAGAGCGACAGGTACCACACCGGGTTGCCCGCCTCGTCGTACATGTAGGCCGCGAGGTCCGCGCTCCCGTTCTGCCACTCGATGAAGAAGCCGCGGCCGGTCTCTGCCGCGTTCCACCACCAGCCCGACTCCGGCGCATCGGCCTGCGGAGCCGCCGCGAGCCCGCCG
This Betaproteobacteria bacterium DNA region includes the following protein-coding sequences:
- a CDS encoding ABC transporter substrate-binding protein, translating into MRVVAQTAPSGILRIGINLGNPVIAQRDPDGGEPKGVGPALGRELAARLGVPVEFVTYDTAGKAADAVKEDAWDVAFLAVDPARAIDIDFTAPYVHIEGTYLVPAESPVRSVGELDREGTRIAVGLKTAYDLYLTRQIRQARLERAPSSPAAIELFLAGNLDAVAGVRQPLEAYAAGHPGLRVLADSFMVIRQASGVPKGRSLAHRFLAEFIEEAKRSGFVARALAESGVGEVTIAPASAG
- the prpF gene encoding 2-methylaconitate cis-trans isomerase PrpF; amino-acid sequence: MTQLRIPAVYMRGGTSKGVFFRKEDLPADSAARDRILQRVIGSPDPYGKQIDGMGAATSSTSKIVILSKSSRSDCDVDYLFGQVSIDKAFIDWSGNCGNLIGAVGPFSISQGLVAAPRDGMAAVRIWQANVGKKIVAHVPVRDGEVVEEGDFHLDGVTFPSAEIRIEYLEPGGGEDGAQGGAMFPTGHITDVLDVPGVGRIEATLINAGNPTVFVDARALGLGGTELQEAMNGDAALLARCESVRAHGAVAMGHASSVEEASTSRLHTPKLAFMSAPQSYVASDGKTVGADTIDVTARILSMGKLHHAMTGTGAVAIAVAASIPGTVVQRCARPECDPAQVRFGHPSGTLTVGAEATLRDGQWAVTKAVMSRSARRLMEGWVCVPAS
- a CDS encoding L-glutamate gamma-semialdehyde dehydrogenase, encoding MSTPDKPPQRAAGESPAPAYPRLSRPGSPLREAITAAYHRAEPEAVAALRLAATLDEAALARIRSRAGALVERVRAERSGASGVDALMSEFDLSSEEGIALMCLAEALLRIPDAPTADRLIRDKLSRGDWRSHVGGSESLFVNAACWGLVVSGRLARAESAPRGFDGALTAALGRLGEPVIRAATKAAMGYLGSQFVLGETIDGALDRARKKEARGYRYSFDMLGEASMTMADADRYREIYLEAIQAVGRSSAGRGIYAGPGVSVKLSALHPRFSRAKHERSMAELLPRVKELMLLAKRYDIGLTIDAEEAERLEITLDLLESLALDADLAGWDGLGFVIQTVQKRAPFVVDWILDLARRSARRLMIRLVKGAYWDSEVKRAQVAGYDDYPVFTRKSHTDIAYLACARKLLAEPGLVFPQFATHNASTLCEVIEIAGNHRDFEFQCLHGMGETLYDQVVGSKDFGLPCRIYAPVGTHETLLAYLVRRLLENGANSSFVNQIVDPEVPIERLLEDPVTTAKPFAGSPHPRVPAPSALYPDRRNSRGIDLTDEHALAALESALAAAASEPWPAAPDATIGDVERTLDLACAADAWRATTPHERAAILERSADLLEQNAARLIHLAVHEAGKTLPNAVGEVREAVDFCRYYAVRARGEALAAPLGVVVCISPWNFPLAIFIGQVAAALATGNAVIAKPAEQTPLMAAEAVRLLHQAGVPSSALQLLPGPGETIGARLVADSRVDGVVFTGSTEVAEIIHRTLAARGNVPLIAETGGQNAMIVDSSALPEQVVSDVLVSAFDSAGQRCSALRVLFLQEEIADHVLAMLAGAMHELEMGDPAHLSTDVGPIIDAAAKTGLDAHVSHLERTAKLVARAPMPGGLQGHFIAPVAFEIGYIRDLEREVFGPVLHIVRFKGAELARVVDEINATGYGLTLGIHSRLDSTIDFIVDRARVGNIYVNRNIVGAVVGVQPFGGEGKSGTGPKAGGPQYLRALVRERTSEAAPPPFAPPVVNTAAATAFDAAIKALAGAEPGLRAIDRGKVLATLATQGGEIVAALARDCAAALDDGKERELPGPTGERNTWRTHPLGLAVALGNESGHALVWLGQAMAAIAAGNPVLLVPGGDTSDAERIASWVRSAGWPAIAVTRAPLTQCSRLPNLAVVVAGSRSMAASAAPVLAARAGARIPVVEPAGSAWRYPVWRLETERTVSVNTVAAGGNAHLLAQMD